A region from the Brachyspira pilosicoli genome encodes:
- a CDS encoding pseudouridine-5'-phosphate glycosidase — protein sequence MNKLDNFLDISEEVKTSLDEKKAVVALESTIISHGMPYPENIESALNCEKIIRENNAVPATIAIIKGKIKIGLNKDELEYMGSTKDIIKASRRDLPAILALKKDGATTVTTTMIASSLAGIKVFATGGIGGVHRYAQDTFDISADLQELAKTNVAVVCAGAKSILDLGLTLEYLETFGVPVLGYKTSKFPNFYTRDSGFDVDYKIDSIEDIANILHTKWSLGLDGGVVVCNPIPEEYEMDKSYIDKVIENTVKEAKDKNISGKKVTPFILAKLHSVTENKSLKANKELVYNNCRVAANIAYNYSNLQK from the coding sequence ATGAATAAATTAGATAATTTTTTGGATATTAGTGAAGAGGTAAAAACTTCCTTAGATGAAAAAAAGGCAGTAGTTGCATTAGAAAGCACAATAATATCGCATGGTATGCCTTATCCTGAAAACATAGAAAGTGCTTTAAATTGTGAAAAAATAATTAGAGAAAATAATGCTGTACCAGCTACTATTGCAATAATAAAAGGCAAAATAAAAATAGGTTTAAACAAAGATGAGCTTGAATATATGGGAAGCACCAAAGATATCATTAAGGCAAGCAGGAGAGATTTACCTGCAATACTTGCTTTAAAAAAAGATGGTGCTACAACCGTAACTACAACTATGATAGCTTCTTCTCTTGCCGGAATAAAAGTATTTGCCACAGGAGGAATTGGCGGAGTTCATAGATATGCACAGGATACTTTTGATATATCGGCAGATCTACAAGAACTTGCTAAGACAAATGTTGCTGTTGTATGTGCGGGTGCTAAATCAATATTAGATTTGGGACTTACTTTAGAATATCTTGAAACTTTTGGGGTACCTGTACTTGGTTATAAAACTTCTAAATTCCCTAATTTTTATACAAGAGACAGCGGTTTTGATGTTGATTATAAAATAGACTCAATAGAAGATATAGCAAATATTCTTCACACAAAATGGTCTTTAGGTTTAGATGGTGGAGTTGTTGTATGCAATCCTATACCTGAAGAATACGAAATGGATAAAAGCTATATAGACAAAGTAATAGAAAATACTGTAAAAGAAGCAAAAGATAAAAATATATCTGGTAAAAAAGTAACTCCTTTTATATTGGCTAAGCTTCATAGTGTAACAGAAAACAAGAGTCTTAAAGCTAATAAAGAGTTAGTTTATAATAATTGCCGTGTGGCTGCTAATATAGCTTATAATTATTCAAACTTACAAAAATAA
- a CDS encoding S9 family peptidase, with translation MESLNIKDFLNFTFLSNIELSKDSKNLLFIKSNQDYEKNNYISDAFIYNIEKNKIYKLTSVKDASLVSWLNNDTVIFKSSLRDEELKMKKDEEFIDYSLFYSININGGEAESLFNIELEVVDLYSIDENNFLIKAIYDINREKKRKEENYLEWAKEEVDYEVFDEIPFWFNNVGITNKKRERLYHYNKKENKLTAITDEYSNVNSFKYKDGKVICIINSFKDKAPTTSELRLYDINDLDNIKEKIIIDSNKYAIYFADFIIDNDNKEKIISVMTDMKKYGLNENSSFYLIDENNNINFIYYYDNGFGNMIGTDCSFGGGNYIKVYKNQIYFVGTENENAHIKCLDLKGNIKNITNKQGAVNYFDVSDDNIYFIGFRDLKLEEIYCINKETEKQLTHFNEDILKDKSLSIPEKVSFKTPNNFEIDGWVLKPINYDENKKYPAILDIHGGPKTDYGEIFFNEMQVWANMGYFVFFCNPRGSEGKGNAFADIRKIYGTIDYEDMMKFTDIVLDKYTNIDKNKLGVTGGSYGGFMVNWVIGHTDRFKCAVSQRSISNWIDDFGTTDIGYYFNPDELGGDVWKGFDKLWEQSPLKYANNAKTPTLFIHSEEDYRCYQTQAFQMFTALKYYGVDSRLCLFKGENHELSRSGKPKHRLRRLKEITDWFEKYLK, from the coding sequence ATGGAAAGTTTAAATATTAAAGATTTTCTAAATTTTACTTTTTTATCTAATATAGAACTTTCAAAAGATAGTAAAAATTTATTATTTATAAAAAGCAATCAAGATTATGAGAAAAACAACTATATCTCTGATGCTTTTATTTATAATATTGAAAAAAATAAAATATATAAACTCACTTCAGTAAAAGATGCTTCTCTTGTTTCTTGGCTTAATAATGATACAGTAATATTTAAATCATCATTAAGAGATGAAGAATTAAAAATGAAAAAAGATGAAGAGTTTATTGACTATTCTTTGTTTTATTCTATAAATATTAATGGAGGAGAAGCAGAGAGTTTATTTAACATTGAGCTTGAAGTAGTAGATTTATACTCAATAGATGAAAACAATTTTTTAATAAAAGCAATTTATGATATTAATAGAGAGAAAAAAAGAAAAGAAGAAAATTATTTAGAATGGGCAAAAGAAGAAGTTGATTATGAAGTGTTTGATGAAATTCCATTTTGGTTTAATAATGTAGGAATTACAAATAAAAAAAGAGAGAGGCTTTATCATTACAATAAAAAAGAAAACAAATTAACTGCCATTACAGATGAATACAGCAATGTTAATTCTTTTAAATATAAAGATGGAAAAGTAATATGTATTATAAACTCTTTTAAAGACAAAGCTCCTACAACTTCGGAACTTCGCTTATATGATATAAATGACCTTGATAATATAAAAGAAAAAATTATTATAGATTCTAATAAATATGCAATATACTTTGCTGATTTTATAATTGATAATGATAATAAAGAAAAAATTATCTCTGTTATGACAGACATGAAAAAATACGGACTTAATGAAAACAGCAGTTTCTATTTAATAGATGAAAATAATAATATTAATTTTATATATTATTATGATAATGGATTTGGAAATATGATAGGAACAGACTGTTCTTTTGGAGGCGGCAACTATATTAAAGTTTATAAAAATCAAATATATTTTGTAGGAACGGAAAATGAAAATGCTCATATTAAATGCTTGGATTTAAAAGGAAATATAAAAAATATCACTAATAAACAAGGAGCAGTTAATTACTTTGATGTTTCTGATGATAATATATATTTTATAGGTTTTAGAGATTTGAAACTTGAAGAAATATATTGTATTAATAAAGAAACAGAAAAACAATTAACTCATTTCAATGAAGATATTTTAAAAGATAAAAGTTTATCAATACCGGAGAAAGTTTCATTCAAGACTCCTAATAATTTTGAAATAGATGGCTGGGTATTAAAGCCAATAAATTATGATGAAAATAAAAAATATCCTGCAATACTTGATATACATGGCGGGCCAAAAACAGATTATGGAGAAATATTTTTCAATGAAATGCAGGTTTGGGCTAATATGGGTTATTTTGTATTTTTCTGCAATCCTCGAGGAAGCGAAGGAAAAGGAAATGCATTTGCTGATATAAGAAAAATATACGGAACTATAGATTATGAAGACATGATGAAGTTTACGGATATCGTTCTTGATAAATATACCAATATAGATAAAAATAAACTTGGAGTGACAGGCGGTTCTTACGGAGGGTTTATGGTTAATTGGGTAATCGGTCATACTGATAGGTTTAAATGTGCAGTTTCTCAGCGTTCTATATCAAACTGGATAGATGATTTCGGCACTACTGATATAGGTTATTATTTCAATCCTGATGAGTTAGGCGGAGATGTATGGAAGGGTTTTGATAAGTTATGGGAACAGTCTCCATTAAAATATGCTAATAATGCTAAGACTCCTACCCTATTTATACATAGCGAAGAAGATTATAGATGTTATCAAACTCAAGCCTTTCAAATGTTTACCGCTTTGAAATATTATGGTGTTGATTCAAGATTATGCTTATTTAAAGGCGAAAATCATGAACTTTCAAGAAGCGGAAAACCAAAACATAGACTTAGAAGGTTAAAAGAAATTACTGATTGGTTTGAAAAATATTTAAAGTAA
- a CDS encoding zinc ribbon domain-containing protein: protein MPTYEYKCKKCGHEFEEFQSITAEPKAKCPICKGSAKRIISLNAGVIFKGSGFYVNDYKGKNSTSSSSSSSSNKPKTSC from the coding sequence ATGCCTACTTATGAATATAAATGCAAAAAATGCGGACATGAGTTTGAAGAGTTTCAGTCTATTACTGCTGAACCTAAGGCTAAATGTCCTATATGTAAAGGAAGTGCTAAAAGAATAATTTCTTTAAACGCTGGAGTAATATTTAAAGGTTCTGGCTTTTATGTTAATGATTATAAAGGAAAAAATAGTACATCTTCATCTTCTTCAAGCAGTTCAAATAAACCTAAGACAAGCTGCTGA
- the rlmN gene encoding 23S rRNA (adenine(2503)-C(2))-methyltransferase RlmN, with protein MPKKISIMNVSEEDLSKFCIENNFPKFHASQILNWIYKKYAISFDEMSNIPKDLRALLDENYFIHNSKIESITEDEYGTRKLLISLYDKKKIESVILGKNDRVTFCLSSQVGCGYGCAFCATGSMGLSRNLTADEILAEFILMRAVTKKVNSIVFMGMGEPLANTKNLFKAIDTINSYKGFNLGIRHITISTSGEVAGIKQLIDRDLDCRLAVSLHSLKNEVRDKIMPINKRYPIENLINILKRYSKNGKRMITFEWVLIKDVNDSVNDAYRLVNLKKEFPFKVNIIPMNPVEHAPELQRPNKDIILRFKSILKDNGIEVVERFKQGQEILAGCGQLAIKNQ; from the coding sequence ATGCCAAAAAAAATATCTATAATGAATGTATCAGAAGAGGATTTATCTAAATTCTGTATTGAAAATAATTTTCCTAAGTTTCATGCATCTCAAATACTAAATTGGATATATAAAAAATATGCTATCTCTTTTGATGAGATGAGTAATATTCCAAAAGATTTAAGAGCATTATTAGATGAAAATTATTTTATACATAATTCTAAAATAGAATCTATTACAGAAGATGAGTATGGTACAAGAAAATTACTTATATCATTATATGATAAGAAAAAAATAGAATCTGTAATACTCGGCAAAAATGACAGAGTAACTTTTTGTTTATCATCGCAGGTTGGTTGCGGATATGGATGTGCATTCTGTGCTACTGGAAGCATGGGATTATCTCGAAATCTCACTGCTGATGAAATACTTGCTGAGTTTATATTAATGCGTGCTGTTACAAAAAAAGTTAATTCTATAGTTTTTATGGGTATGGGCGAACCTTTGGCTAATACAAAAAATTTATTTAAAGCAATAGATACTATTAACTCCTATAAGGGATTTAATTTAGGAATAAGACATATCACAATATCTACATCAGGAGAAGTTGCTGGGATAAAACAATTAATAGATAGAGATTTAGATTGCAGATTGGCAGTTTCCTTGCATTCACTTAAAAATGAAGTTCGTGATAAAATAATGCCTATAAATAAAAGATACCCTATAGAAAACCTTATAAATATACTTAAAAGATACAGTAAAAATGGTAAAAGAATGATTACTTTTGAGTGGGTTTTAATAAAAGATGTTAATGATTCTGTTAATGATGCTTATAGATTAGTAAATTTAAAAAAAGAGTTTCCTTTTAAAGTAAACATTATACCTATGAATCCAGTAGAGCATGCCCCAGAGCTTCAAAGACCAAATAAAGATATTATATTGAGATTTAAATCTATATTAAAAGATAATGGAATAGAAGTTGTTGAAAGATTCAAACAAGGTCAAGAAATTTTAGCAGGCTGCGGACAGCTTGCTATAAAAAATCAATAA
- a CDS encoding phosphatase, giving the protein MKIIADLHTHTIVSQHAFSTVDEIINAAKERDFLAIAITDHGPKSSDGAKPIHFGSMHNIPEYVRGIRVLKGAEANIIDYDGNIDLRKNTLECLDFVIASYHEDCITPSNMESHTNGYIGLIKNNYIDCLGHVGNPKFVFDMEKIVKLCKEYNKLIEINSASFKVRKGSDKNCREVALLCKKYNLNIVVTSDSHSKYNVGNHEAALNMLEAINFPEDLVLNADFDRLMNYLNNRNRN; this is encoded by the coding sequence ATGAAAATAATAGCTGATTTGCATACACATACAATAGTAAGCCAGCATGCTTTTAGTACTGTAGATGAAATTATAAATGCCGCCAAAGAAAGAGATTTTTTAGCTATTGCTATTACAGATCATGGGCCTAAATCTAGTGATGGTGCTAAACCCATACATTTTGGTTCTATGCATAATATACCTGAATATGTACGCGGAATTAGAGTACTTAAAGGAGCTGAAGCTAATATTATTGATTATGATGGAAATATTGATTTGAGAAAGAATACGCTTGAATGTTTGGATTTTGTTATAGCTTCTTATCATGAAGATTGTATTACACCTTCAAATATGGAATCACATACTAATGGATATATTGGTTTAATTAAAAATAATTATATTGATTGTCTTGGGCATGTGGGTAATCCCAAATTTGTATTTGATATGGAAAAGATAGTTAAACTTTGTAAAGAATACAATAAGCTGATAGAAATAAATTCTGCCTCTTTTAAAGTAAGAAAAGGAAGCGATAAAAATTGCAGAGAAGTGGCATTATTGTGTAAAAAATATAATTTAAATATTGTAGTGACTTCAGATTCTCATTCAAAGTACAATGTAGGTAATCATGAAGCGGCTTTGAACATGCTTGAAGCTATTAATTTCCCAGAAGATTTAGTTCTAAATGCTGATTTTGACAGGCTAATGAATTATCTAAATAATAGAAATAGAAATTAA
- a CDS encoding cytidylate kinase-like family protein has protein sequence MDKKIVITISREFGSGGRYIGENVAKKLGIAFYDKAIIEMASDKTGFSEDYIKENEQKLTSPSLFNFAISGSYAGNMVFGNGESLQDTMFFAQSNVIKEIASKHSCVIVGRCADYVLEKFENCINVFIHSDMQNKINRAVNEYKLDSSSVEKILKDRDKLRAKHYNYYTGRVWGDARNYHACFNSDYIGLQKVEDIIVDMAKNI, from the coding sequence ATGGATAAAAAAATCGTTATTACTATTAGCAGAGAGTTTGGAAGCGGAGGAAGATATATAGGAGAAAATGTTGCTAAAAAATTAGGTATAGCTTTTTATGATAAGGCTATTATTGAAATGGCTTCTGATAAAACAGGATTTTCAGAAGATTATATTAAAGAAAATGAACAAAAATTAACCTCGCCTTCTCTTTTTAACTTTGCTATATCTGGTTCTTATGCTGGTAATATGGTATTTGGTAATGGAGAATCTTTACAAGATACTATGTTTTTTGCTCAGAGCAACGTTATTAAGGAGATTGCTAGTAAACATTCTTGCGTAATAGTTGGAAGATGCGCTGATTATGTTTTAGAAAAATTTGAAAATTGCATCAATGTATTTATACATTCAGATATGCAAAATAAAATAAATAGGGCAGTTAATGAATATAAATTAGATAGCAGCAGTGTAGAAAAAATCCTTAAAGATAGAGATAAATTAAGAGCTAAACATTATAATTATTATACTGGAAGAGTATGGGGAGATGCAAGAAATTATCATGCTTGTTTTAATAGCGATTATATAGGACTTCAAAAAGTAGAAGATATTATAGTAGATATGGCTAAAAATATATAA